In the genome of Prevotella sp. HUN102, one region contains:
- the mobA gene encoding conjugal transfer protein MobA, which translates to MNNKKNKGGRNPKVDPAINRYSVNFSSEEDMRFLKMFDRSGMTSKSAFIKARIFGEPFHVVTFDKSLHEYYTKLSDFHAQFRMVGNNYNQTLKELKSHFSERRAMALVCKLEKYMMQLVQIMHEVVELTNRYENHRIGKDN; encoded by the coding sequence ATGAACAACAAGAAGAATAAGGGTGGGAGAAATCCCAAGGTAGACCCAGCGATAAACCGTTACTCCGTTAATTTTAGCAGTGAGGAAGATATGCGTTTTCTAAAGATGTTTGACCGTTCTGGCATGACAAGCAAGTCCGCATTCATCAAGGCGCGAATTTTTGGAGAGCCTTTTCATGTGGTAACTTTCGACAAGAGTCTGCATGAGTATTATACCAAGTTGAGCGACTTCCATGCTCAATTCCGTATGGTGGGCAACAATTATAATCAGACCTTAAAAGAGTTGAAAAGCCACTTCTCTGAACGAAGAGCAATGGCACTTGTATGTAAGTTGGAGAAGTACATGATGCAGTTAGTGCAGATTATGCATGAGGTCGTAGAACTAACAAACAGGTATGAAAATCATCGAATTGGCAAGGATAATTGA
- a CDS encoding helix-turn-helix transcriptional regulator has protein sequence MERKRINRLKVVLAEKGMTNKQLSEILDKDPAVISKWVTNAAQPNVEMFIRLAQILSVSVDELLWTEK, from the coding sequence ATGGAACGTAAAAGAATAAACCGCCTAAAAGTGGTACTTGCAGAGAAAGGAATGACCAACAAGCAATTGTCGGAAATCCTTGACAAAGACCCTGCGGTTATATCTAAATGGGTGACAAACGCCGCCCAACCTAATGTAGAGATGTTCATCCGACTGGCACAGATTCTTAGTGTCAGCGTGGATGAATTATTGTGGACAGAAAAATAA
- a CDS encoding DNA cytosine methyltransferase — translation MKKKSQQFKAIDFFCGGGGMTCGLRQAGIDVIAGVDIDKEARATYEHNNEGTVFIEKDIRRVHSDYFERNFSIQKNDDSLILVGCSPCQFYSIINTDKESSLKTKDLLRNFARFVDYYRPGYVLVENVPGILTNKQSIWPMFHKKLKDLGYDKIVYDIIDMSYYGVPQSRRRFSLIATRLKDIEVHLPQKDERQALLSDFIGVRHGFAQISAGTKDTTDFNHTVAGLSDKCLRRLKKTKHDGGSRLCWADDPELQLRCFVGKDDSFKDSYGRMWWNKPAPTITTKFFSISNGRFGHPDEDRAISLREGATLQTFPKDYVFKSNSIATTARLIGNAVPCEYARRLGLLIQQNG, via the coding sequence ATGAAAAAGAAATCGCAACAATTCAAGGCTATAGACTTCTTTTGCGGAGGGGGAGGCATGACTTGTGGATTACGTCAAGCAGGTATTGATGTGATAGCAGGTGTGGATATAGACAAAGAGGCGAGAGCAACTTATGAGCATAATAATGAAGGAACTGTTTTTATCGAAAAAGACATAAGAAGGGTACATAGTGACTATTTTGAACGTAATTTCAGCATACAAAAGAATGACGACAGCCTGATTTTGGTAGGTTGCAGTCCATGTCAGTTCTATAGCATTATCAATACAGATAAGGAATCTTCTCTAAAGACAAAAGATTTATTAAGGAATTTTGCTCGCTTTGTGGATTATTATAGACCAGGATATGTACTAGTGGAAAATGTTCCCGGCATTTTAACAAACAAACAAAGTATATGGCCTATGTTTCACAAAAAGCTCAAAGATTTGGGCTATGATAAGATTGTATATGATATTATAGACATGAGCTATTATGGGGTCCCTCAGTCAAGGCGGAGGTTCTCGCTGATAGCCACAAGACTAAAGGATATTGAAGTGCATTTGCCACAAAAAGATGAAAGGCAAGCATTGCTTTCTGATTTTATTGGTGTGAGACATGGATTTGCTCAAATAAGTGCAGGGACAAAAGACACAACTGATTTCAACCATACCGTTGCAGGTCTTAGTGACAAATGCTTAAGACGATTAAAAAAGACGAAACATGATGGGGGAAGTAGATTGTGCTGGGCTGATGATCCAGAATTGCAGTTAAGATGCTTTGTTGGTAAAGATGATAGTTTCAAAGATAGTTATGGGCGTATGTGGTGGAATAAGCCTGCTCCAACTATAACGACAAAGTTTTTTAGTATCTCTAACGGTCGATTCGGACATCCAGATGAAGACCGAGCCATTTCATTAAGAGAAGGAGCAACTTTGCAGACATTCCCCAAGGATTATGTATTTAAATCTAATAGTATTGCAACTACAGCACGGCTAATTGGGAATGCCGTTCCGTGTGAATATGCAAGAAGATTAGGTTTGTTAATTCAACAAAATGGTTGA
- a CDS encoding ATP-binding protein has translation MAQFRTKARALDLLGRQQIAGIPTAINELIKNAHDAYADHFDIDFLRKDNMLVLRDDGIGMSKSDFLDRWLTLGTDSKVVGNNNALPPTDPTKPQRPIMGEKGIGRLAIASIGSQVLILTKAKYKSSNKIVAAFICWDVFELTGLNIDDVVIPVREYDNIPTKDDIDSIKSECVDSLEQLNKVGKVTSDKLYCISQKVKEFNSDLYTIYSLIGGSTDIQEGGTHFFVSSVSDSLVPDIEGEGDSSEATKMEKMLMGFHNTMTPNHPKPTINISFRDYRHDDGTFISLLEDRQFFTPEEFEIADHHFCGQFDEYGQFKGTIKIYGEKTYNHVINWRDNHYRETECGPFTINLAYLQGELKSSRVDVENYGIIRRKGDKYGGLYIYRDNIRILPYGDSDYDFLDIEKNRSKRASTYFFSYRRMFGAIEIADGQHSKLIEKAGREGFIENKAYRQLQSILKNFFWQLAADFFNEKGNTPQSEFYNARKDEINSFYRALERRDKLAKGRKDKFQKDLEKFFVLLSEHKFEQECDAITIELRNDLSALVYMKDTDVASQRLIDSEMKARQSLTDYRKKISVNPPKGFAMSKSLRVDYESYLEEFKILEESVFNPHFEQIDNLVDEFTQRLQLEVNKRKRLEQAVDIISKEALSTNKQKKDETNDVVTRVSKKIKDLTSELILDLDNQIREVKDQFKLLSTKDDFNLVSERMTMEKQIDSISQRNTDVMDRIIRQFESFYVEKNDDGQIITNDQIADATSEELEVLRERLQTDVELSQLGLAVGIVHHEFNGTINSIRHSINDLRAWSEVNENLEKVYKNIKINFEHLDGYLNLFTPLNRRLNRRREDISLLDIKTFLIDLFKARLERHQIAFKHTNGFARHKLFGFRSTFYPVFVNIIDNAIYWLKQSDIPEKVIRLHADDTGIYLSNNGLSIKPQDKERIFEMHFSRKINGRGMGLSISREVLEAEGYSLILDEPRENSTVTFKIFKK, from the coding sequence ATGGCACAATTCAGAACAAAGGCAAGAGCACTTGATTTATTAGGAAGACAGCAAATCGCAGGTATTCCGACAGCTATTAATGAGCTGATAAAGAATGCCCATGACGCGTATGCTGATCATTTTGATATAGATTTTCTGCGGAAGGACAATATGTTGGTTCTTAGAGATGATGGTATTGGCATGTCAAAATCAGATTTTCTTGATCGCTGGCTGACACTTGGCACCGATAGTAAAGTGGTAGGTAACAATAACGCATTACCTCCAACAGACCCTACTAAGCCTCAAAGACCAATAATGGGCGAGAAAGGAATTGGAAGACTGGCTATTGCATCAATTGGAAGTCAAGTCCTTATATTGACTAAAGCAAAATATAAATCATCAAATAAAATCGTTGCGGCGTTTATTTGTTGGGATGTGTTTGAATTAACAGGATTGAACATCGACGATGTCGTAATTCCTGTTAGGGAATATGATAATATTCCAACCAAAGATGATATAGATTCTATAAAAAGCGAATGTGTTGATTCTTTGGAACAACTTAATAAAGTCGGTAAGGTTACCAGTGACAAATTATATTGTATATCGCAGAAAGTTAAGGAATTCAATTCTGATCTTTACACGATTTATTCTTTAATAGGAGGTTCAACAGATATTCAAGAGGGTGGAACTCATTTCTTTGTTTCATCAGTAAGTGATTCATTAGTTCCTGATATTGAAGGCGAAGGTGATTCAAGTGAGGCAACCAAAATGGAAAAGATGCTGATGGGTTTTCACAACACTATGACCCCCAATCACCCAAAGCCCACGATAAACATATCATTCAGAGACTACAGGCATGATGACGGTACTTTTATTAGTCTATTAGAGGACAGACAGTTCTTTACCCCAGAAGAGTTTGAGATTGCCGATCATCACTTTTGTGGTCAGTTTGACGAATATGGACAGTTTAAAGGAACAATCAAGATATATGGTGAGAAGACCTACAATCATGTAATTAACTGGCGTGATAATCATTACCGAGAAACTGAATGCGGCCCTTTTACTATAAATCTCGCCTATTTACAAGGTGAATTAAAAAGCTCCAGGGTTGATGTGGAAAATTATGGCATTATACGCCGTAAAGGTGACAAGTATGGTGGTCTCTATATTTATCGTGACAATATTCGAATCCTACCTTACGGAGATTCTGATTATGATTTCCTAGACATTGAAAAGAATCGGTCTAAAAGGGCTTCAACATATTTCTTTTCATATAGAAGAATGTTTGGAGCTATTGAAATAGCAGATGGACAGCATAGTAAGTTAATAGAAAAAGCAGGTCGTGAAGGTTTTATAGAGAACAAAGCCTATCGACAGTTGCAATCTATCTTGAAAAACTTTTTCTGGCAGTTGGCTGCTGATTTCTTTAACGAAAAAGGAAATACACCTCAATCAGAATTCTACAATGCCCGCAAAGATGAAATCAACTCTTTTTATCGTGCATTAGAGCGTAGAGATAAACTGGCCAAAGGAAGAAAAGACAAATTCCAAAAAGATTTAGAAAAGTTCTTTGTACTTCTTTCCGAGCACAAATTTGAACAAGAATGTGATGCAATAACAATAGAACTCAGAAACGATCTGTCTGCATTGGTATATATGAAAGATACAGATGTAGCGAGTCAAAGACTTATAGATTCAGAAATGAAAGCAAGGCAGTCCCTGACTGACTATCGGAAGAAGATTTCTGTCAATCCTCCAAAAGGTTTTGCCATGAGCAAGTCTTTGAGGGTTGACTATGAGTCATACTTGGAAGAATTCAAAATATTGGAAGAAAGTGTGTTCAATCCGCATTTTGAGCAAATAGACAACTTGGTTGATGAATTTACACAGCGCCTTCAATTAGAAGTCAATAAAAGAAAACGTTTAGAACAAGCTGTTGACATCATTTCAAAAGAAGCACTTTCCACAAATAAACAGAAAAAAGATGAGACAAACGATGTTGTAACAAGGGTTTCGAAAAAAATAAAGGACTTGACAAGCGAATTGATTTTAGATTTGGATAATCAAATTCGAGAAGTTAAAGACCAATTTAAACTCCTTTCGACTAAAGATGACTTTAATCTTGTGTCGGAGAGAATGACTATGGAAAAGCAGATTGATTCAATTAGCCAGCGTAATACAGATGTAATGGATCGAATCATCCGGCAATTTGAGAGTTTCTATGTCGAAAAGAATGATGATGGACAAATTATCACTAATGATCAGATTGCAGATGCCACTTCGGAAGAATTAGAAGTGTTGCGCGAACGACTACAGACCGATGTAGAACTGAGTCAACTTGGCTTAGCCGTAGGTATTGTACATCATGAGTTTAATGGTACCATTAACTCAATTAGACATAGTATTAATGACTTACGTGCCTGGTCTGAGGTTAATGAAAATTTAGAAAAAGTATATAAGAACATTAAGATAAATTTTGAACATTTGGATGGATACCTGAACTTGTTCACACCATTGAACCGAAGACTCAATAGGCGAAGGGAAGATATTTCTCTATTGGATATAAAAACATTTTTGATTGATTTGTTTAAAGCGCGCTTGGAAAGACACCAGATAGCATTTAAGCATACCAATGGATTTGCTCGTCATAAACTATTCGGGTTTCGCTCGACATTCTATCCTGTGTTTGTGAACATTATCGATAATGCAATCTATTGGCTGAAGCAAAGTGATATTCCAGAGAAAGTTATACGACTTCATGCAGATGATACAGGTATATATTTGTCAAATAACGGCTTATCTATAAAACCACAAGATAAAGAACGAATTTTTGAGATGCATTTTTCCAGAAAAATCAACGGTCGTGGTATGGGGCTAAGTATAAGCAGGGAGGTTTTAGAGGCTGAGGGGTATTCGCTAATCCTTGACGAGCCCCGTGAGAATTCTACAGTAACATTCAAAATTTTCAAAAAATAA
- a CDS encoding response regulator receiver domain — protein sequence MAQTFEEITKGVVNRFLQNILFIDDKAFQSDNKENEFDAGQISSAFAKNGKLCTIFAPSSECDLCQCSSLFSKADAIVLDWYLDLTSSKESVDDEKDAEEDEPRGFYTKYLIEEIVADAKNEKFKIIVVYTGETDLRGITQEIYRYIAQYGDFKQGDCCVYSSNVMIVVRAKYNGEEQFKHLEDLKDKVIKYENLPDFITNEFSIHVNGLLSIFALLSISIIRENTSRILNVYSPELDSAYLGHKMVLPNPEDAKELLIKLFGESITDLISSSCIDTQDWLSLWIKDRYKQPKTIKVTDNKSIQVSQECIGKIFLAHFDNFEEYIKAILKVSNKEAKIIYKNAALLLDENADSVKTANLLFARLTHHKNVFLPQRENPYLTLGTILYSSTTDMYYLCIQQRCDSLRIDGIRRFLFLPLVESGGETHVVVTNEKQLQIAKNSYEIKTIKFEADKDKRYVCSKHIKNMGKDTFVFTSIHDEVFEWVLELKDLHAQRILNSYSANLSRVGLDESEWLRQL from the coding sequence ATGGCACAGACGTTTGAAGAAATTACGAAGGGAGTAGTAAACCGTTTCCTTCAGAATATTCTCTTTATTGATGATAAAGCATTCCAATCAGATAATAAAGAAAATGAATTTGATGCGGGTCAGATTTCCAGTGCTTTCGCGAAGAACGGTAAGCTCTGTACTATTTTTGCACCGTCATCAGAATGTGACTTGTGCCAATGTTCCTCGCTTTTCTCAAAAGCAGATGCAATTGTATTAGATTGGTATTTGGATTTAACATCCTCTAAAGAATCTGTAGATGATGAAAAAGATGCAGAAGAAGACGAACCAAGGGGATTTTATACGAAATACTTGATCGAAGAAATTGTTGCAGATGCCAAAAACGAAAAGTTTAAAATAATAGTGGTATATACTGGTGAAACAGATTTAAGAGGAATAACTCAGGAAATATATAGATACATTGCCCAATATGGGGATTTCAAACAGGGTGATTGTTGTGTGTATTCTTCTAATGTGATGATTGTTGTTCGTGCAAAATATAATGGTGAAGAACAATTTAAACATTTAGAAGATTTGAAGGATAAGGTAATAAAATATGAGAATTTGCCTGATTTCATAACTAATGAGTTTTCCATTCATGTAAATGGGCTGTTGTCTATTTTTGCACTACTTTCAATTTCTATAATAAGAGAGAATACTTCTAGAATATTAAATGTTTATTCTCCAGAATTAGATAGTGCTTATTTAGGTCATAAGATGGTACTTCCAAATCCTGAAGATGCAAAAGAACTGTTAATCAAATTATTTGGTGAATCCATTACAGATTTGATCTCCTCTTCATGCATTGATACTCAGGATTGGTTATCTTTATGGATTAAAGATAGATATAAACAGCCCAAAACAATAAAAGTGACAGACAATAAAAGCATACAAGTAAGCCAAGAGTGTATAGGAAAAATATTCTTGGCGCATTTTGACAATTTTGAAGAATATATCAAAGCGATTTTAAAAGTTTCCAATAAAGAAGCTAAGATTATCTATAAGAATGCCGCATTATTATTGGATGAGAATGCCGACTCAGTTAAAACTGCTAATCTTTTATTTGCAAGATTGACTCATCACAAAAATGTTTTCTTGCCTCAAAGAGAGAATCCATATTTAACTTTAGGAACCATCCTTTATTCCTCAACTACAGACATGTACTATTTGTGTATTCAGCAGCGTTGTGATTCGTTAAGAATAGACGGAATAAGAAGATTCTTATTTTTGCCTCTTGTTGAGAGTGGTGGAGAAACTCATGTCGTTGTAACCAATGAAAAGCAATTACAAATAGCAAAGAATTCTTATGAAATTAAAACCATCAAATTTGAGGCAGATAAAGATAAACGATACGTATGCTCGAAACATATTAAAAATATGGGAAAGGATACTTTTGTCTTTACCTCTATTCATGATGAAGTATTTGAGTGGGTGTTAGAATTAAAAGATCTACATGCTCAGCGCATATTAAATTCTTATAGCGCAAATCTTTCTAGAGTCGGCTTAGATGAATCTGAATGGCTAAGGCAATTGTGA
- a CDS encoding DNA cytosine methyltransferase produces the protein MNIFSFFSGAGFLDLGFELEGHYDIVFVNEFHKAFNDVYQYARLNMELPTPLYGHHVENIIHYVDGTHPEMFRDLMNLVNESKERALTGFIGGPPCPDFSVAGKNRGKEGDNGKLSQTYADLICQAQPDFFLFENVKGLYRTARHRDFFESLKQQFRESGYSLTERLINSLEYGAPQDRDRIILVGFSKKTVDSMHLPVENGVLQGFPWLQHQLYNLDEIKSLPWPKKDSYREGVQTIKPNGIIEDLTVMHWWSRNDVEHHPNRNMYFRPRAGLHRFVTKDEGDDEKKCFKRLHRWRYSPTAAYGNNEVHIHPFLPRRISVSEALAIQSLPANFVLPDDITLTDAFKTIGNGVPFVAARGIAETIYDYIHHYNPQL, from the coding sequence ATGAATATATTTTCTTTCTTTTCAGGAGCAGGATTCTTGGACTTAGGCTTTGAACTTGAAGGACACTATGATATAGTGTTTGTCAATGAGTTTCATAAGGCTTTTAATGACGTGTATCAGTATGCACGCCTGAACATGGAACTTCCAACACCTTTATATGGACACCATGTAGAGAACATTATTCATTATGTAGACGGGACTCATCCAGAAATGTTTCGTGATTTGATGAATTTGGTTAATGAATCTAAGGAACGTGCTCTTACAGGATTTATAGGTGGTCCTCCATGCCCAGATTTTAGTGTGGCAGGGAAGAACAGAGGAAAAGAAGGAGATAATGGTAAATTGTCACAAACTTATGCAGACCTAATTTGCCAAGCTCAACCTGATTTTTTCCTTTTTGAAAATGTAAAAGGATTATATAGGACAGCAAGGCACAGGGATTTTTTTGAGTCATTAAAGCAACAATTTAGAGAAAGTGGATATTCATTGACAGAAAGGCTGATTAATTCTCTTGAATATGGTGCTCCGCAAGACAGAGATAGAATAATACTTGTCGGCTTTAGTAAAAAAACGGTAGATTCTATGCATTTACCTGTAGAAAATGGGGTATTGCAAGGTTTTCCGTGGTTACAACATCAATTGTATAATTTAGATGAAATTAAAAGTTTACCTTGGCCAAAGAAGGATTCTTATAGAGAAGGTGTTCAAACAATAAAGCCTAATGGTATAATAGAAGATTTGACAGTCATGCACTGGTGGAGTCGGAATGACGTAGAACATCATCCAAATAGAAACATGTATTTCCGCCCGCGTGCAGGTCTTCATAGATTTGTAACAAAAGATGAAGGTGACGATGAAAAAAAATGCTTTAAGAGATTGCACAGGTGGAGATATTCTCCAACAGCAGCATATGGTAATAACGAAGTTCATATACATCCATTCCTGCCCCGAAGAATTTCTGTTTCAGAAGCACTGGCAATCCAATCGCTACCAGCAAATTTCGTGCTTCCTGATGATATTACATTGACAGATGCATTTAAGACTATAGGCAATGGTGTGCCTTTCGTGGCAGCTCGTGGTATTGCTGAGACTATTTACGATTACATCCATCATTATAATCCTCAATTATGA
- a CDS encoding McrB family protein, translating to MTCPDGELRNEGGTTPGNYCLVEVKPNWHDSTELLGYYSALSGKYELTDFIRFAYKASQNKDVPFFLCLDEMNLAPVEQYFAEFLSILETRKKVGNEILTQYLLSKDRFSNCELQKKVLVKEDGDIIEGDKQYKMELLYSEKDAEIITYLKENGLSLPDNLFVIGTVNMDDTTHQFSRKVIDRAFTIEMNGGKMSEMFSPESKMLLEYREEPIPLEAFKAEFVRAYEVLADARFAKYRDVISTRIPELLGNSDGTAEADSINGILNETPFRVSYRVQNELVLYLSTLIERANFPQPDQIEGPIGEATLAILLEKVLPRVQGEQKQLETQNGKSNVLKDLKTFVESHFKPEEDTDANSLYNQVLRKLKEMDDKLANYYTNFF from the coding sequence ATGACTTGCCCCGATGGTGAACTGCGGAATGAAGGTGGAACCACACCAGGGAATTATTGTCTCGTAGAGGTGAAACCTAACTGGCATGACTCAACGGAACTGTTGGGATATTATAGTGCTTTGTCTGGTAAATATGAATTGACGGACTTTATTCGCTTTGCATATAAAGCATCGCAGAATAAAGATGTGCCATTCTTCCTTTGTCTGGACGAGATGAATCTGGCACCAGTGGAGCAGTATTTCGCTGAGTTTCTAAGCATATTGGAAACAAGGAAGAAAGTCGGAAACGAGATATTAACCCAATATCTGTTGAGCAAAGACCGTTTTAGCAACTGCGAGTTGCAGAAGAAAGTATTGGTGAAGGAAGATGGTGACATCATTGAGGGCGACAAGCAGTACAAGATGGAGCTCTTGTATTCTGAAAAGGACGCAGAAATCATTACATACTTGAAAGAGAATGGACTGTCACTGCCCGACAACCTCTTCGTGATAGGTACGGTGAATATGGACGATACCACGCATCAGTTCTCACGGAAAGTAATTGACCGTGCTTTTACCATTGAAATGAATGGTGGTAAGATGTCGGAAATGTTCTCGCCAGAGAGCAAGATGCTGCTGGAATACAGGGAAGAGCCAATACCCCTTGAAGCGTTCAAGGCTGAATTTGTAAGAGCATACGAAGTGCTGGCCGATGCGCGGTTTGCAAAATATAGGGATGTGATTTCTACTCGCATCCCAGAATTGTTGGGTAATTCCGATGGTACTGCCGAGGCGGATAGCATCAACGGCATACTGAATGAAACGCCGTTCCGTGTCAGCTATCGTGTGCAGAATGAGTTGGTGCTTTATCTGAGTACGCTGATAGAGCGTGCCAACTTCCCTCAGCCAGACCAGATAGAAGGACCGATAGGCGAAGCCACACTGGCTATTCTGTTGGAAAAGGTGCTGCCCCGTGTGCAGGGTGAGCAGAAGCAGTTGGAAACGCAGAATGGCAAAAGCAATGTGCTGAAGGATTTGAAGACTTTCGTGGAAAGCCATTTTAAACCCGAAGAAGATACTGATGCGAAC